The genomic region GTTGGAAATAACAGGAGCAAAGTGAAGCCAAGTGATTTTTTGTTATACCTTCGTCTGTTAACATGATGCAAACATGATCCGGTTTCTGCGTCACGTGATTGGCCATCGCGTCCCCGTTGAAGGTGGAAAACGTACAAgaatcacattttaaagcttggggcaacctgaaatgaaaacaaccaGGGAATTTAACAGGACTGCACCCTCAGTCAGGTGAGGCTCATTTATACGGGTCAGATTCTCATCGCTCACCTTGGGTTCAACTGGAAGATGGCTGGGAACTGAGGGTCTTTCCATGTGGTGTGattactggagaaaaaaaaccatgcAGAATAAGTcaacaaaataacacatttacactgaaatttaaaaaaaaaaatcttaccacgTATTTTTGGCTagtttaaatgagaaaataaacttgCATACAACTTTTTaccaagatacaggagcttgttttacattattaattccttcatattgatgaaaaagttctactGGCAAATGATTTCACTTACAACTTggcaaaaatgtcttgttataagtgaaataatctgccagcggAACTAGAactggttgctaggtgacagtctgggcttggctggggatGCTAGGTAACAGCACAATGCCAGTTAGTTGTGAAGTAAGGGAAATTATCTAtagtgaaactagtactttttcatccatattaaggatttatttacttaaaactaccttctgtttctttctgaaaaattactggtaagttagttttgtcttattttaagtgtactaaaatattccCACAAGGGACtcaactaaattattttagtaattgattgtTCTACcaattattttgacaattaatcAGATCAAAAACtttcacattctgcagatttttcatttaaccacctaataatattaaaaatccattaaacaatgcaaataaacaattcctttctttaaataagaaaataaattcaattgccaaaatgcaataacatagcattTTATCTTTGTAAATAGCACTTAtttacaaagatattttcatcttaaatacaAAGTTTATATATTTGAGTGTTACTTTTCAGCAAATTGTCTCTTTTAATGGTAAATCacttactaaattagttggtgACTATTATAATAATCGTTCAccacaaaacaagaaactagCTTTTGTGCAAAGTTAcacaaaagctgcaaaaaagcttttgtgttttttgcagtgtagagaaaatctgacaaaataaGTGCAGAAGAGTTTTGTCCCTTTATTGCTCGTTTGACCAAATTACGCCTCAAACGTTGCACTAACACCTCAGGTGTCGACTTGTGAAAGGATTTGAGCGTTTGTCCTCTGAAGAATGAATGCTGGATGGGGTCAGAGGTGAAGTGCACACATACTTGATCATGTGGTTGGCGTAGGAGTTGGAGCAACATGTGGCGAACTTGCAGAAGGAGCAGTGAACTCGTGTTGGGAAATGGATCTCCAGGTCCAGTACTGTCTTCAGGCACTCGATGCAGCGCTGAGACGGGTCAAAGTCGctgaaacagagacaaaaaagaCGATTCTGAGCTTCGCTTCAGTCTGGTTCTAAATTAATCTATTTCAGCTCAATGTATTCAAATGTTCACTTCAAACgttcaaactaaataattttatattacaGCAGATTTCAGCATCAATATTGACAGATTCAGTAGTTAATTACTAATATGGCTGTTTGTCCAGGGCGCCACTGTGACAGGGGGGCGgcaaaactgctaaaaaaacaaaactatttttcagTTGCTTTTTGAACATGCTTTTATAGCTTATTGTCCTTTTCCACCAAGCAAACGGTAAGGCACCTCCTCTGTGCTTATAGTGTAAcagttggggaaaaaacatgGCCGCCCGCCCAAGCAGGTATCCGATTTCAGTTTGCTGCTACATGAAAGGAACactaaactgatttttaaagattctggacttaatttgatcattttatcacctgaaaagaaaaaaaagatatttattctTTCTGCAAAAACACTCCCAAGAAAAATcccttcttcttttgtttgacAGAGACAAGCAGGTAAACAGAGGAGACCGAATCCGTTGTAAGAACTGAGTCTTCAAAACACTGGCTGGGTTTGTGAAAcgagtggaggaaaaaaaacaaaggtttaTTCTGTTGCATTAAGTTTTTATTCCATTCAAGTGATCCATGTggacattaaaacaaacttaatttcTCAGTAGTTGACATAAGCTTTAGGAGCTGGGAGACcttaaaatagaaaactatATATACAATTCCAACATCCGCGCTTCAGTGtgtggaataaaaacaataaaacacaaatcaaactttgtgtattttatctTGTTCTGCAGGGATGTAAATTAAAACAGTGTTTATAAACCCAACAAGAACATTCCACAGTTATTAATCACAGGTTTGTGTTGTTTACGTTGGGAGCAGTTCATCATTAAGTTGAGAAATGTAAACGTTGCAGCTGCTGGGGGATTTTAAAGACAACAACACTCTGTGGACCCGGGAAGATGTTGGACTTCACACGGGAATGAGTCAAAAGATTcgtgtgatttaaaaaaatactgatagAAGGAAGACGATTGGCTCCTTTAAACAACTTCCCGCTTTTTGACTGTTTTATAATAATCAAAAGATGCATCGATTCAAGGCctattttattcacaaaatgcagtttaaggccttaaaattaaagctacaaaaaacaaaccctaaTAACTACAAGGAACTCTTTACAGGATTAAAggaaatgttatgttttgatTACTTTAATGTTTCTGAATCATTTACAGCCCCATTTTAGTCTCTATGTTGTTAGGACAAATACAATGTCACAgtggctaaaaaacaaaatcagattaaaaccaAATGAGGACAAATCAATAAAAGTTTCCgtcaggaaaataaatcaagatgCAACTCTGAGTTGTTATTTTggtgaaacaaataaatcacaattcaatttattttacattgttgAATCcagattttctgttgtttgatttgtttttactttgtcttAAAGAAGAGATGGAGGTTCATAATCCTACCTGTCGGCGCTCAAACCAGACAGAAGCGAACCCAAAGGCTCAACCGGCCTCTGTTTGGTGCCTTCCAGTTCGAGGAGAGGAGGAGCCACATCGACcacctgaaaaacaaatattaaagtaaAGATGGCAGAAAAACTGCTGCATGTGATGGATGGCCTTTGAATAAATATCTAACCTTTGAGGGAATATAAACTTTGTCCAGTTCCTCCTTCCTCTCAGATCCAATTATAGAATACATCCTGACTGTTACCTACAGGAAGAACCGAAACGTCATGGTACAAAGTTTAATTCAAGAAGAAATATTCAACAACCTTAAAACTAACAAACtgtggggcgtgccgtggtggcgtagcggttagcgcgacccgtatttggaggccttgagtcctcgatgcggccgtcgcgggttcgactcccggacccgacgacatttgccgcatgtcttcccccctctccttccctgtttcctgtcagcctactgtcgtataagggacactagagcccacaaaaagaccccctggaggggttttaaaaaaaaaactaacaaactgCAAACTCAATTTAGAGAATTTTTAGCgaaaatcataaacattaaaCTTGCTGCTCCATCAGACTCTCAGTGTGACACATTTaggctgtaaaatgtttttgttcagctgtgCCAAATCATCCAGTGGGttccaaatgttttccaaacttttccagattATTATCAAGATTTCTACAATTTTTATGGCCTGTTTTTAAAGTACCACCACAAAACTTTTATTGCCAATTTATTTGAGATATTTCTACAGCTGAATTTAAATTGGAAGCTTAAAACTTTGATGACTTTGCAGTTGAAGGAACAGACATGTATTGATAAATGTACGAAAGGACAaacagacggacggacggatcAGTGGGCTCACATGTCACCTGAACTGATGATGGACtgacgtttggtcagctggttttactgctgtatgcgctGTTAACCACTTGCTGAATTGTTGgttgttgtgcaggaggctccactaatgcttttcaaagatgcgtCAGATGCATAATTTGTACCTGTTTGCAGCAATTTTCAGGtatgagtgtaaacattgactGGGGGAGGcgcagccagcagcagcttattagaatttaaagtgacagaggccctgatattctgaaaggagctcaaaataggcagaactgagcagactgaaatctcattatctaagaatcattttgtgcaaaaactgcAATGTTTTCTATTGGTCATAGAGATATGCTAacatgttcaaggaagcataacaggTCAACATTAATGCAAAAAATTCATTTGCAAACCAATTTATGGGAagaacttaaatgtttttagttgagaaaaatgtaaatatgaggtttttatttaaattaaatgttgttgaaaTTACTCTAGAGCTGAAagttttctgtcaaggtgcttcagagcaaactGATGACACAGGGAAACCCAGACTCACAgccattcatttatttattttatttctctttgggattaaaaaggtatttttgaattttaatttaatttcgtTCTCTCCTTTTGAATGTTGATTTGACCGATTCAGAGCAGACTGTGCAGACATGAGGCCTACCTTGGTTCCAGGTTTGAGTCCGCTCAGCTGGGGCGGAGTGACGTGAGTTTTATGATGCAGCGCTTTGTGCTCGGCGCGCTCTCTAACGTACAGGAAGTGAAGGCGACACTTATCACAGCTGAGTGTCTGTTTCTTCTGTAGACAAACGCAGGATTATTTAATCCGTTCTCCAGGTTGCACAGCGTTAATCAGCTGCAGTGCAGCGGTGTACCTGATGGCGGGCAACGTGCTGCTGGTAGCAGCTGTTGCTGTGCAGAACTCTGAGGCAGTACTGACACAGCAGCTCCCTGGTGTCACAGTGAACCTCTCTGAAGTGAGACCAGGCCTCGGAGTAGAAGGACGACCGAAACTCACACACCTGCAGACACAAAGCAGAGATCAGATTTACCTGGCAGATGAAGGGAGGCGGATGAAGAGGAGTCTGAGCAGAAAAACACCTGGCAGGCGTAGGGCATCTCTCCTGGTTTGTGGGTGCTCTTCATGTGACAGAGGAGGGCAGGTTCGTTGTCGAACGCCAGCTCACAGATCTTACATATCACTGCAGCAGGAAACAAATCATCACAAAGAGTCAATAGATGTTCTTCTCAAGAACAACAGCAGGTTAGGAAACCGTTCTTGCAACCCGACAGCTTATTTTGGATTTTCGAGATCTGCTCCTTATTACTGCaattaagaaacaaaattttacaaagtttttttggctagtttctagagaaaatatcttagtacacttgaaataagacaaaactaacttagaactaactttttagaaaggaataggagcttgttttaagtcaataatccattaatattaataaaagagaagtactagttccattggatCAACTGCCAAtgagccgttacctagcaaccccagcccgttacctagcaacccagttaagagttccactagcagattaattcactaataacaagacattttcccaatGTTgcaatctgccagtggaactaatactttttcattaatattgagAATGATcacctatatcttgctgaaaagttacttgtaaattatttttgtcttacttcaagtctattaagatatttccactagaaaccagacaaaaatactttttaagactttgtgtttttgaagtgtaaaCCAACCAAGGTACCTGGAGAAGGTGGATTTTGTTTACCCATGTTTTCTTAGCGACTCTGGAAATCATTTTTCTCTACAAGCTGTGGCAAATTGAGCTATGTTTTATCAAGGTTCAAACAcatttaaggtaaaaataacACTTAACATGTTCAAATTTCCAGACTTATCAGTTCCTTTTGGACACATTTTAACCTAAAAGTGTtcataaaaaatcttttaaaaacacaacaactttGGTTGATCAACAGTCTGAGCTGCCAGTTTTCCGATTGACTGAGTTCTGATTTGATtggttcactgcaaaaacacaaaatctgctTAAatctttaagtatttttgtttagtttctggttcaaacatttgaaatgagacaaaactaacttgaaaGTGACCTTTACAGCCACATGTAATGTTTATTGGATTGGAATAATCTAATATCAAGTCATTTCAACAATACAATGTAGCTGGAAAAATAAAggatataataataaaaatgagtcAAACATGTGAAGCAAACATGAGCTAACAATAGGAATACATCAGAAAACTTCAACaagtctgaaaaagaaaagactcaATGACAACACAGTTACTCCAAAACTATCTACAATAACTTTGaagaatatgaataaatatgagtcaaatataaatgcatgccagaacaataaagcagaaaaatatatataaatatctgtAGTTATAATAGCAGACCTGCTGAGTCGCTCTGGGTGTGAACGTCTTTTATGTGGCTCTCCAAGCTGAACGGAGACGGATAATGACGGAAACAGTGGGGGCAGGTGGACACACTGTCAACATGTCCGTCTTCCTGAGACAACATGGAGACGTGTTGCTGCATGTGGTCCATCAacctgcaacacaaacagcaaagcaATGAGAATTAGCGTTTTATTCAGCGAAACCGAATCGACTCAAAGTGAAAAGTCTCACTGGATGTTGTTGCTGAGAACGGCTGAGCAGTGGATGCAGTGGAAAACCCCGCCAAACTTCTCGTCCAGGCTGTCTTTATCTGTGCTGCATCCAGGGGCGCGACCATAGAAGAAGTCCTCCACCATTATCACCAGTTTACTGGGAGGATAATCTGCTGGGAGGAACTTCTCCAGCGTTGGGGGGCTGAGGGTTGGAGACGTGGGGCTGCTGAGCTCCTCGGACTGGACGTCTCCAGAATATTTAGGAATCCTCCGCGGAGGAGTGATGGCTTTAATCTTCAGGAGACAAAACGAAGAAAGTTATCGctggataaattaaaacgaggtcatgatttatcgtttttctctttttctatccaaaataacacacacctgtaacaataaaaaattttgcTAGATAATTAATAGTccggctgcacagtggcgcagttggtagcactgttgccttgcagcaagaaggtcctgggttcgattcccggccggggtctttctgcatggagtttgcatgttctccctgtgcatgcgtgggttctctccgggtactccggcttcctcccacagtccaaaaacatgactgtcaggtcaattggtttctctaaattctccctaggtgtgagtgtgtgtgtgcatggttgtttgtcctgtatgtctctgtgttgccctgcgacagactggcgacctgtccagggtgaaccccgcctctcgcccggaacgtagctggagatgggcaccagcacctcccgaccccattagggacaagggtgaacagaaaatggatggatggatggatggatgaatagtCCCAGAAGtgatttcaataaattattatattgttgttttgagacaattttcaagtattATTCTGGTAATtgtataataatgcaagaacacattctcaaagatcaataaactttaaagtctAATTAGTCATGTCCAGTCATGTTGGTTCAGAAGTCAGAAGGGATTTAAACTGGGATTGAAGTTTAAACTCACAGGAGACAGAACTGGTTGCACCGGAGAGTCTCTGTGGAAAACCGGAGGCGCTTTGCTGAGCTTCCAGGCTTTTCTTCGTTCTCTCTCCCTCCTGCGGCGTTTGATCCTCTGCCTTCTCAGATTGATCAGAGCTTCAGCGATTGCACGGTTGcacatctgcagcagcaggaagaggaggaatgCCGTCGGTTAGATCAGGGCAGGTAGAATGACGTATAGAGTGTGATAACGTCGTTACTTACACACATGAAGCCTCGCAGCTCGGTAATGAGTTTGTACTGAGATTTACAAATCTGACAGTCGGGCGGAGTGGCAGCACCAATCTCACCTGAggagagaaaataacaaaaaattttttttaaaaagagtcaCGACTTCATCAAAGGAGACAGAGCTTTGTTTCGATTAGAGCCggaactaatgattattttatgaatcaattattctgacgattaatcagataaaaaaatttggTCCATTCTGCTAATTTTTCACTTAGCTACTTAAGCCTTTTATATACAATATTAGGAATatgttaaaagatgcaaataaataaataataattgattatttgtgattaattgattattgaaataatggtaaactaatttagtaatgaATTAGTTGTTAACTCTAATACTCCAAAGAAAtgtcatttgctgaaagaaaaacatattcagagctgtaattaaacaaaaactgtacaaaaatatttacatttttcatttaagataataaaaaaacatcttagtccataaatgtgttttccttAACTGGtgtttttagcttcacctggttcagattctgtaaaaaaaaatctcctattaagcaccttttgctgtcCAATTATTGATTGGTTAATCAAATAAATCATCGCTACACTGTATTGATAAGTGAAGCAGAAAGGGCAGAGCTTTAGAAATGTTGATgctggaagtattttttttgttgcagatgcATCCTCTGCAACAAATAATCAAGAGTTCACTTAAGGAATTATACGTTGTTACATTTTagataattaaatgtttctattccgatttaaagattaattgaattatttgtatttttaatactgtacaaaaaaggtttatatgagaaatatgcagaatgtgccaatttttctatctaattaattatcagaataatcaatataCTAACTGATAGCTAAATTAATCGTTGTTAATCGTTATCTGCAGCCTGACATGaacactgcagcagcagaaacaaacagcaaaaggtgaaaataaatattgaaccgatgcaaatatgttaaaaaatgactgacATAGGCCGATTCCGACGTTAGTGCTGAATTCTCTCGCTAACAGTTCAATAAGCCACTGATAAATCTGAGTGACAGGAGCAGATGATCAACGCAGAAGTAGAAAAAAGTAGAAGTCCTGAAACAAGCTCCGGATGAGGCGGAGTGGAACCTTTTCGCAGCAGCTTGTCGGGCGCTGCGATCCTGCTGGGTCGGGGTTTCTTTGGTTTCGGGGCCCCAGCAGCCGGCGGagctttttttgtcttcttagAGCTGGAGTTGAGCCTCACGCTGTGGTCATTCAGAACCTTCTGGGCCGCCTCACCCGAGACAATACCTGCACCAGAGAAGACAGTCATGTCAAATGTCAAACACAGCCAGGTGAGTCCAGACGTGGCTGAAGTGAGAACCTGTGATGATGGGGATGGGTTCAAGCGCTGAGAGAGacgaagcagcagcagcaggaggagcggaggaggatgaagaggtggaggaagaggaggccgTCAGGGAGGCTGAGGTGGAAATGTAGCGAGTCCCCAGAGGACTGCTGAGGGTCAGAGTGACGGGGATCTGGATCGAAGTGAAGCCGCTGGCTGAGCCTCCAGGGTGAGAGTGAAGCTTCAGCTCTGCACCGCCACCTGCAGGACAGACAGAACAGTTTTAGTGAATAAAGGAGGTGAGCTGCACTACTAACTGTGTTTTCTGCTGGTCTGGTGGATTTGGTTTGATTGGGAAtaaaaatttcaacatttgttacattttcagctcctGCAGTgcgtcaaacaaaccaaacaaattgattaacctgttcccctcctcgcctgtgcttaccactgaaggaaattacatgaaaacctcagaagaagacatgagtgcaacttccttcttcaaaaaatgtaaacaaaaacaattgagttgcatcagattttagtggttgtaggattccccttttctttttggtaaaagaccacgagccatttctcctggtAACACTAGATttgagtgtttgttttggttgtaattACCCAGAATTACTTgtcctcttcctgtttttggagaaCAGAGCTTTACATATGTTGATGTTAGATGTATCTTGTTAGCTGCAGATACAtactttgctacaaataatcaagtgttcactaaaggGATGCTCTGTTGttgcatttcagaaaataaaatgtttgatttcctaaaaataattaattgattCAATGGGTCCAGGTTgacttttttggtccacatcagagtttcaAACTTTCTAGATAATCAAATTAGAGTTtaattaaagtggactaaacaagGCTAATGTGAATGAACTGTTAATTTGTATATTTCTATGTTTAAAAGTCAATGATgtaggaaaacaaagaaaagtagGTCAGGGAACATTGTCTACATTTAAAGCTGGTTATAGTATTTTCTGTTGAGTATTTATTATCCAATCATTGCATACATAATCATAACTTTTTAATTCTGCACTTAAAAATTaaccacagaaataaaaagttaataacTACAACTAAAACTTACACAAACTGaagtaaacaatatttaactaataaaaactaggaaacacacttttaaagactaaataaaactaactgaactagacaaacaaaaagtcaaaatgaaataaaactaaactgtaaTGGAATAATGTAAAACCCTGAACCAGTGTGACCCGGTCAGACTGACCTCCAGGCGGCAGGTGGATCGGCCGACCATTGACCGTGAAGCCCAAAGTCGATCTTGCAGGCTGAAGACATGAACTGGGTCATTACAGCAACTTACAACTGAACAACAGTTCAACATCGAGTCGGTGTCAGTGACGTAATTATGCAAATATCTCATTACCTTCACGGTCTTGATGGGAGCGGAGGTTGTGGTGACTGGTTGGGCTGGGATGTGGATGATCCTCACTGGTTCAGGGCTTTTCTCCCACTCATGATTCGCCGCAGTGGATGAAGCACACACTGCTGCCAACGAGACCAGATTTATTAAAGATTAACAACATATTTTCTGCACCACAAATTTTACAATTCctagaaaaaaagccaaatctACATCCAGTCCTACAATTATTGGC from Xiphophorus couchianus chromosome 13, X_couchianus-1.0, whole genome shotgun sequence harbors:
- the pogza gene encoding uncharacterized protein pogza isoform X1, whose amino-acid sequence is MMEVETAAGSDDDHLMESEDQLENFSPVKLKEKKEQMVKAVCASSTAANHEWEKSPEPVRIIHIPAQPVTTTSAPIKTVKPARSTLGFTVNGRPIHLPPGGGGAELKLHSHPGGSASGFTSIQIPVTLTLSSPLGTRYISTSASLTASSSSTSSSSSAPPAAAASSLSALEPIPIITGIVSGEAAQKVLNDHSVRLNSSSKKTKKAPPAAGAPKPKKPRPSRIAAPDKLLRKGEIGAATPPDCQICKSQYKLITELRGFMCMCNRAIAEALINLRRQRIKRRRRERERRKAWKLSKAPPVFHRDSPVQPVLSPIKAITPPRRIPKYSGDVQSEELSSPTSPTLSPPTLEKFLPADYPPSKLVIMVEDFFYGRAPGCSTDKDSLDEKFGGVFHCIHCSAVLSNNIQLMDHMQQHVSMLSQEDGHVDSVSTCPHCFRHYPSPFSLESHIKDVHTQSDSAVICKICELAFDNEPALLCHMKSTHKPGEMPYACQVCEFRSSFYSEAWSHFREVHCDTRELLCQYCLRVLHSNSCYQQHVARHQKKQTLSCDKCRLHFLYVRERAEHKALHHKTHVTPPQLSGLKPGTKVTVRMYSIIGSERKEELDKVYIPSKVVDVAPPLLELEGTKQRPVEPLGSLLSGLSADSDFDPSQRCIECLKTVLDLEIHFPTRVHCSFCKFATCCSNSYANHMINNHTTWKDPQFPAIFQLNPRLPQALKCDSCTFSTFNGDAMANHVTQKPDHVCIMLTDEERSSKQPENQTSENQTSTSGNKTSTSDSQTSTYGNQTSVNQTSRNKVSESTPVSKKLRNRNGVFVPIQLVQNGQTSPQLSVKALSDASSPPFRPAMTIKIMGVGKRVGPLSHDQLCVVLSSLCHGINETARLTNVSPTTIRSWIALQQRGLAQRRWGWKTDKMAEWVLNRREQQLSVTETVLLLTARATLGESTQVEDCYSWTIDFMLRHDLGLQTTNNNRLKSIRENSSSFIQSIYSQVQKGALPLHCWGCMDELPVFINSDLFSKQLASAFQLFGSPEDKPVFDVVLSALSDGHLLPPLLFFRGTASSIPDGFPDNVLLEAREGGFRDEERLRIWVDKVWRPYVTSRSGDRSLLVMDVHRGHLSDAFRDCLSAVNSRIAFIPAGCSCRLQPLEICVTQVLRDFLQARWSQLVADGGLDGLGLDQLALTLACWLSEVCSTLNAQTDVLRRSFTLACSLQHLENQGEAARMITALTEVLTQPLDSGSPETRPKQERLLERTPPLLVIKEEKTNGWDEEEKQAEVGSLSALRQVFNSESDAESFHGFADV
- the pogza gene encoding uncharacterized protein pogza isoform X3, with translation MMEVETAAGSDDDHLMESEDQLENFSPVKLKEKKEQMVKAVCASSTAANHEWEKSPEPVRIIHIPAQPVTTTSAPIKTVKPARSTLGFTVNGRPIHLPPGGGGAELKLHSHPGGSASGFTSIQIPVTLTLSSPLGTRYISTSASLTASSSSTSSSSSAPPAAAASSLSALEPIPIITGIVSGEAAQKVLNDHSVRLNSSSKKTKKAPPAAGAPKPKKPRPSRIAAPDKLLRKGEIGAATPPDCQICKSQYKLITELRGFMCMCNRAIAEALINLRRQRIKRRRRERERRKAWKLSKAPPVFHRDSPVQPVLSPIKAITPPRRIPKYSGDVQSEELSSPTSPTLSPPTLEKFLPADYPPSKLVIMVEDFFYGRAPGCSTDKDSLDEKFGGVFHCIHCSAVLSNNIQLMDHMQQHVSMLSQEDGHVDSVSTCPHCFRHYPSPFSLESHIKDVHTQSDSAVICKICELAFDNEPALLCHMKSTHKPGEMPYACQVCEFRSSFYSEAWSHFREVHCDTRELLCQYCLRVLHSNSCYQQHVARHQKQTLSCDKCRLHFLYVRERAEHKALHHKTHVTPPQLSGLKPGTKVTVRMYSIIGSERKEELDKVYIPSKVVDVAPPLLELEGTKQRPVEPLGSLLSGLSADSDFDPSQRCIECLKTVLDLEIHFPTRVHCSFCKFATCCSNSYANHMINNHTTWKDPQFPAIFQLNPRLPQALKCDSCTFSTFNGDAMANHVTQKPDHVCIMLTDEERSSKQPENQTSENQTSTSGNKTSTSDSQTSTYGNQTSVNQTSRNKVSESTPVSKKLRNRNGVFVPIQLVQNGQTSPQLSVKALSDASSPPFRPAMTIKIMGVGKRVGPLSHDQLCVVLSSLCHGINETARLTNVSPTTIRSWIALQQRGLAQRRWGWKTDKMAEWVLNRREQQLSVTETVLLLTARATLGESTQVEDCYSWTIDFMLRHDLGLQTTNNNRLKSIRENSSSFIQSIYSQVQKGALPLHCWGCMDELPVFINSDLFSKQLASAFQLFGSPEDKPVFDVVLSALSDGHLLPPLLFFRGTASSIPDGFPDNVLLEAREGGFRDEERLRIWVDKVWRPYVTSRSGDRSLLVMDVHRGHLSDAFRDCLSAVNSRIAFIPAGCSCRLQPLEICVTQVLRDFLQARWSQLVADGGLDGLGLDQLALTLACWLSEVCSTLNAQTDVLRRSFTLACSLQHLENQGEAARMITALTEVLTQPLDSGSPETRPKQERLLERTPPLLVIKEEKTNGWDEEEKQAEVGSLSALRQVFNSESDAESFHGFADV
- the pogza gene encoding uncharacterized protein pogza isoform X2, which gives rise to MMEVETAAGSDDDHLMESEDQLENFSPVKLKEKKEQMVKVCASSTAANHEWEKSPEPVRIIHIPAQPVTTTSAPIKTVKPARSTLGFTVNGRPIHLPPGGGGAELKLHSHPGGSASGFTSIQIPVTLTLSSPLGTRYISTSASLTASSSSTSSSSSAPPAAAASSLSALEPIPIITGIVSGEAAQKVLNDHSVRLNSSSKKTKKAPPAAGAPKPKKPRPSRIAAPDKLLRKGEIGAATPPDCQICKSQYKLITELRGFMCMCNRAIAEALINLRRQRIKRRRRERERRKAWKLSKAPPVFHRDSPVQPVLSPIKAITPPRRIPKYSGDVQSEELSSPTSPTLSPPTLEKFLPADYPPSKLVIMVEDFFYGRAPGCSTDKDSLDEKFGGVFHCIHCSAVLSNNIQLMDHMQQHVSMLSQEDGHVDSVSTCPHCFRHYPSPFSLESHIKDVHTQSDSAVICKICELAFDNEPALLCHMKSTHKPGEMPYACQVCEFRSSFYSEAWSHFREVHCDTRELLCQYCLRVLHSNSCYQQHVARHQKKQTLSCDKCRLHFLYVRERAEHKALHHKTHVTPPQLSGLKPGTKVTVRMYSIIGSERKEELDKVYIPSKVVDVAPPLLELEGTKQRPVEPLGSLLSGLSADSDFDPSQRCIECLKTVLDLEIHFPTRVHCSFCKFATCCSNSYANHMINNHTTWKDPQFPAIFQLNPRLPQALKCDSCTFSTFNGDAMANHVTQKPDHVCIMLTDEERSSKQPENQTSENQTSTSGNKTSTSDSQTSTYGNQTSVNQTSRNKVSESTPVSKKLRNRNGVFVPIQLVQNGQTSPQLSVKALSDASSPPFRPAMTIKIMGVGKRVGPLSHDQLCVVLSSLCHGINETARLTNVSPTTIRSWIALQQRGLAQRRWGWKTDKMAEWVLNRREQQLSVTETVLLLTARATLGESTQVEDCYSWTIDFMLRHDLGLQTTNNNRLKSIRENSSSFIQSIYSQVQKGALPLHCWGCMDELPVFINSDLFSKQLASAFQLFGSPEDKPVFDVVLSALSDGHLLPPLLFFRGTASSIPDGFPDNVLLEAREGGFRDEERLRIWVDKVWRPYVTSRSGDRSLLVMDVHRGHLSDAFRDCLSAVNSRIAFIPAGCSCRLQPLEICVTQVLRDFLQARWSQLVADGGLDGLGLDQLALTLACWLSEVCSTLNAQTDVLRRSFTLACSLQHLENQGEAARMITALTEVLTQPLDSGSPETRPKQERLLERTPPLLVIKEEKTNGWDEEEKQAEVGSLSALRQVFNSESDAESFHGFADV